Below is a genomic region from Asterias amurensis chromosome 4, ASM3211899v1.
TCCATCTCGGTTTTATTCCATTCAacacaatgtaaccaaactagGGCTGTGATGACAAgaatagtctggtaccttctaaGAAATGGCCATTAGAATTTTGATCACGACTAGAGCAGTCCTGAGACCAGACTTGTCTCACTTAAGAAGAGAGGATTTTTGGAAGAAATATCCCACTCTTCTCGACTCAgtaatctactccacggcaaaatatacaaaaaaaaagaaattaagttCTTTAAGAACTATACAAAACTAGTTTTTATCAGAACCAAATTATACACTACTAAAAGTCTAAAATGCAGTGATAACGCCAACCAAAAACCATAATTCTGATTGTATACATGGAGCCAAGCGAAGATGGACCAAGCATTACAAATGTCTATTGCAATCATGTGTAACTCATGTTATTCTCTttctttaaagaagaaaaaatatttataaatggaTAAATGTTTTTGTCGGAATCTTTTAATAAGAAACTACCCTTTTATAATTTGAGTCCTCCAATTTTTCTCCCCTTAACTCTCCTTATCAACTTATATTTCTTCACTGAGTTTTTACGTTCTTATCTTAATATTTTTTAGAAAGGTTAACGTTTCTAAGCAACCTGTTTAAAGAATAAGTTCAGAAGTATTTGAGATTATGTTTCTCATGGAAGTACTTTTTCCTTAGGCATGATACTTGACGGAATCAattgcccccatgccccctggtaattgcctcggtgccccttgGGGTGCTCTAGTATTAATTTCCGGTATCAAGGAAAAACTTTTGTGCCCTAatttctgcgccttgaacacccagcgcattacaagtcttattactattattaatattacaagACTGCTGCTTCGGGCATGGGTTCGGTTTCACATGGTTTCACAAAGCACCAAGATTCATCATTCATGTATATACTTTTTTGTGgatttttcaaacaaatttgtttgtatagtgatgatttattttgatttgaagtCAGTCATGTAGCATGTATTTTGGTTGTCCTATTATTTGTTATGGTTGCACTCCtaggccttttcgaaaccacgattTAGACTTCAGCTCCGGGTTTGGCACCATCTGCTGGTTTAAaattctgttctgaaagtgtatgtttttaaaactactGGTgaagcccaagccagagccttTGAATCTTAACCGTGGTTTTGCAAATGGCGCTAGATATGATGATACTAAGGATTAAAAAAAGCATGGTGGTTGCAGAttcatttgacctttgacattccAAGAGAGTTCATAATAAGTGACTTTGTGTAAtgtttggattttgttttcctaccagcgtttttaaacttgtttacCTGTATTCTATTTACAGCTTACCAATGGGACAACAGTGATTGGTTGCCTTCAGAGCCCCTTAGCAACATCCCGGAAATGCAATATGAGACGCCCGAGTCGCCCACCAACACTAACCTCTCAAACGACGACATCGAAGACGAGTTTGTCGGGGAGGACACCGACTACCCAGCGGAGAACGAAGACATGCCGTACCCGCGAGCACTCCGGGATTTCCGTCAGCAATTAGAGAACTATCCACCCGTGGACGACACCCCGTACGTCGGGTTGACGTCGCACTATCAACAACATCCAAACTCGTACTTGCCCAAACACAGCATCAGTAACTCCACACTGCCACAGCCCGATATGGAGTACGATGACGAGATCACAGACGGGTTACCCTACCCTCAGAAGGGGCAGTTTCCATCCAGAGGGGCTGCCGCCGCCGTCAACGACTTGAACTTTGACTTTGAAGGAGCTATCGCCAACATGGATAACATGTCGATGTCAGTGTATACAGACACCAACGCTTCGTGTTCGGACATCTCGGGAGAGTGTGATCCAGACAGCGAGATGGCACTGAGTGAGTACGACAGCGCTGATGGTGCCGACGATGAAGAAGAGAGAGACGGAGATCTTAACGCTCAGTTGAAGAACCTTCATACAGACGTGTGATCATCTTATCTTAAATACTTCATTCACTGGTGCTGGAAAGACATTCATCACACTGTGGAAATAAACACATTGGTTGGTAATATGCCATTGACAATGTTTTTCCCAATTAACATGTTCAGTACTGAAAAAATCCATTTCTCAATACTTGTTTCCTGATCATTATTTTTTGCCCGGGAGATaacctgctaagcaatatttaccTGCTTAGCGACTCTACAGAAAACAGCCAAGGGCACAATTTgtcaaagcctgtaagcacaaaaacatgcTATGTACTGAGAATTCAGGTTAATagccaaaatttcataaagtttcATTGTTGCCACTGGTTcccaactcatttttttttttttttagctcagCGAAGAAATTtggtaagcagtattttctgcttaacggctctataaaattgggccttggATGAAAGTGGTATGGGATTCTGGTACAGTGTGATGAGTGTCTGGTTTTGGGAGAAATCCTAGTTTTTATCTCCATCAAGTAACGCTTGTAGATGCTTAaaatatgttgtatatattGAATGATGGAAGGAGAAATCATCGGATGTTGTTCGATTCATTTGTCTGTGGTAAGATCATGTCGTCGCTGGCTGGGTCTAAATAAATATAAGTCATACTCTGCACTTAATGTGGTTTTATGATACGTTCCAGTAAAACGGATTATAATAAAATTTGTTCAAGAATAGATTGTGTTCACCTTGAAAGAAGGAATGTATTCACAGGTTTACTTAATCatcaacagtttaaaaacaaattggttaCTTGTTCATGTTGCAAAACTAATTACCGACAGCGCTAATCTTGTAACATCGAGTGATATgacattaatattttttaaatacacacATTTTCAGGAGAACTTTTTTAAgattaaatgttaaaaaaaaaaaaaaatcggcaaATCAGTCTTGAGTCACTGCCATTAAAAAGTGTATGTGTTCTCCACttggttgttttgtttgaatttcCTAAAAATTCTGAAATTAAGGTTTTTGGCCTTAAAATGATGAGGGCTTTGGCTCAGAATGGTGTAAGCTGTTTAAAAAGGTATTAGTGACTTGTGCTTGTCCGAAACAGCCCATACTTCTCCTTGACGTGTCTATATTTTGAGTACTCAATTATTGGAAAAAATATACACAGTAATATGTAGCGAACTTATACCAAAGGTGAAGCAAGTTTGTATTCTGATAAATTACCTGTCAAAATGTTCTTCCCTAACTAGTGAGAGGGTTTTTCGTTTCTGTACTCAAGCAAGCCTTGTGAGTTGTCTGGAGTTATTCCGTTTTCAGGATTTTTCCTGTTTTCGTGATTTTTCTTCGTTGAATCAGGATTTTCGTGGACCATGAATCGTCACGCCAGTGCACAAATGTTGTATCTCGATTTTGCCAACTTATCTATCACTTGCATGCTCAGTGTAAAAACGTTATATCTCGACACTTACTTGTTTTGTGTGACAATCGGGCTGTTTTAAGCAAGATACAACGTTTTGAGAATATCAAACTCTTAATGTAAGGATTAACAATGTTTGTGTTGCACTGATAGGGCATTATGTAACTCCTTACGATGAAACAAAGGTGCTCTTTTCAATATAGGTCTCTGCTTgcatgaacaaaacaaaccacaatTACTGGGGCAATAAATCTGAGGGATTTACTTTTGAGTTTTAGAATTCTTGATGAGCAATCTTTCAGCTGGTTTGGAGatgtttcaacaacaaaatactcATTTGAGATTTCTGTAAACGGCGTAGGCTTCAGTTTGATGTGTGAGATGAATTTTGTGCTACATTTTACTAATGTAAATTGGCAATAATTCCTTGAATTGCCACTTctagaaaaataaacaacacaatAGTATCAACAGTAACAATTCAAACATCAAAAAACACCCAGTAATGGTGGATTGTTATAAATAAGGGAAGATCTGTTATGTATTTCACTAATTATAAAAAATGTCCTTATCTATGCAGTTACTCTGCAAAAAGTATTCATTGTACATTAGTCCATGTAGCTCTTGTACAGATAAGGAAATACGGCAAGAATCTACAATATCATTGCCTGGTACTTACTTCATTTCCCTTTcactcaatattttttaaatgttttgtaaaaactAGCTCCTCTTTCAAAGTATTCCCTGTTCGATAATACTCTTTATATGAAAAGTGATTTTCCATATTGCAATAAATTTTATGCGGAAACTAATTCATTTTGATCTTTCAGGGGTAGGTGGGGCTTAATCTCAGGATATGCAAATAACAGTACTCTATTATTTCAACCATTGACTATTAATGCTTTGAGCTTCCCCTcttatgaatatgcaaatcaTATGCGCATGTTTATGAACTATGTAAATGAATTATAGTACACACTGATTGCATTACTTTGCTTAGTACATGACCAATTAATGCTTGCAATGTTATCAGCAGATGTTTTTTATTCTAATGCAAATAATGTTTTTAGCAAATTCTTGACAATATGTGAGAACTATCATGTCAATTGAATACATATTCAtgatatttttttgtgcttgttAAATATCTAAGTGGAAAATCCCAAAGGGGAAATAAACTGggttaaaacattttaaaagtatCAAGGTTGTATGTACAAAATATTTCTcttatgaatatgcaaataATATGCGCATGTTAATGAACTATGTGAATGAGTCACAGTGATTTATAAGTCACACAGAATGCATCAATGCTTGCAATCTCATGCAAATAATATTTAGCAATTACCTGGAAAATCCCCAAGGAAAAAAATTGGGTTAAATCGTTTTAAAAGTTTCAAGGTTGTTTGTACAAAATGGAGTCTCTATAAAAGATTTTATATATAGGCTGTGTATTGCTCATAGTGACAAGTTGACATTCTTTCATGTGTATATACCGATGTGGTTATGTGTAAAGTGTATGCTTATGAATAATGCAAAAGTAcataatgaataattcatgtCATGAGAGACAGTTTCATTGGTCAGTACACAAATCATTTGAGTGTGATTTGAGAAGGGATTTATTCGTGTAATTAAGGAAAAGATTTCACTCTCCTATTTTGAGCTTTAAGTATACGGATGATTAATCTTCATTCATAGCTTGCTATTTTCAACTATTTACATTTTCTTATGCAAATATTTTCCTGGCCTTATGAATATTCAGTGTTGTAATGATTATGACCAATTTTAATGTTCTTTCCACATGGTTCCCAGTCCAGCCTTGATAGTAGTTTGTATTCAAGAATCAAAACCATATTTAAATTACTGTATTCAATACTCATAATAATGGCTTACTACTTTTGGGGAAATGTATATCTTCAAACAAAATGGAAAGGTGGACCTTTTTATCTCAAAAATGCACACCATGTAAAAAGAAGGAGGTAATTCCAGTTGGTTTTCAAAATGGTGGTTTTCTGGAATAAATTCAGATTAATTGGGAGGAATCCtccaaaaacttcaacaaaaATTCAACTTCAAGAATGGAAAAAGTGAGGAATGTAAAATATTTTAACCAAAACAGAATTTACTTTCAGTTTTTTTAATATACAATTTTATGTGCCTCTCTTATTATTTCTTTAATCAACAAATCATTTTAcacctttttaaaaagtaaggCCATTATGAATTTTAGTATTTTCAACCCCCagctcctcccccccccccaaaaaaaaaaagaaaagaaaaagagaggggactTTTGTGATATGAAAACCAGCTCAAGTTATTCTTTTAGCTAAGTAAGTTATGCTGTTCTCCAAACCAAAAAAAACTTAAGTATTCTAGATTAATAAAGTTTGTAGTTGTATTCGGTTGTGTTGTTTTCtgttgttaaagttttttttaatagaatgtTTCGATGTGGGAAAGTGTTTGAGTTCGAATTGaacattttatattataaaatgTTTACGTTCTTACAGTATTGTTGTTAATAgggatttgatttgaaatttttaatcactactcataatttgtcATGATTTGAATGATCACACCTCTGCTCAAGTCATTCTTGGGCTAGACCTGGGCAACTACTGGAATTCATGCTCCGACTAGTCACGCTTCAATTAGTCGCGTCTTGAACACTTGTCATACTAGTTGCCAGGCAAAGTCACAAGCATTTTACAGAATTTACCCATAATGCTGATGTGGAATTAGTCTAGGTAGCAGAGAAGTTTGGCCccattacaaaaaaagaaaatcacccATAGTTTAATTTGGAACAATTGTACACGGCGAAGCATAATGGTATATTTATACCCTCATCAACATTACAACCGTACAGACAGAAAGAAAATCATTAGTACTACAAATCAAGCcaaacctaaaggttttttttctgaaagaaaATGATTGTCTTTGTTTAAGTAACTAGTTGTGTTTTTTATAGCATTGTTGTCTTTCTACTTTGATCTGATGTCGATTTAAAATCATCTGTATGTAGTCATTTTTGTAAAAGCTTTGGCAATGCCATTTTTTCCATTTGTTAAGTTTACACCAGCACTTTAAgtagtatttatttttgttttccttaaagATATTTATCTCTTCTGTTGAAATTAATCTAAGCTTTACGTTAATTGTATACAAAACCAGCAAAGGTCTTGGAATTCATTTTGTAGAAAGAGATTTAGAACTTTTGTCAAGTCCTTTTTTGAATATTGTTTGCATAAGACAAGTTGGACACAATTAGTACTATTTTTTCTTAGTACTCTGTATATTTGATACCGTGTTTCTGgtgcttattattttgttgttttttattatctttaaaattttgaaatattttctgcttcttTTGAAAGTACTGTTGTTGAAGGAAAGATAAGAATTCTGTTGAAgaataatcaaatcaaagtacaacatttatagattgtaaaaaaaaagaataaagagGAAATTTAATGATTGTGTTTTAACTAGCCAAAAAATGTAAGTAAATCAAAGTTAATGGAAGGaaaagataataaaaaatattcttggaactgtaaaataaaaagtggtttgtttaatgtttgcttttgttttgactttCGGTGTGTgaatttaaatgttgttttggggtccttaaagccattatacactttcggcacagaaaatataaaaaaagttcacagatttacaaagaacttacagggtttacagaaggtaatggtgaaagacttctcttgaaatattactccatgaaatgatttacttttcgagaaaacattcaaGCAATTATCAATTTTCGTtgttgagaattacggatttgttttaaacacatgtcatgacacggcgaaacgtgcggaaacaagggtgggttttccccgttattttctcccgactctgatgaccgattgagcctaaattttcacaggattgttattttttatatcagttgtgatgcacaaagtgtgggcctttggacaatactgtttaccgaaagtgtccaatggctttaaacaaaggAAGAACTcttgcaaaaaataataaaaataattaagcaGCGATGGCAGTTCCTAACCCAACAAGCTTGGCTGAATTTTATAAAgcgtgtaagcacaaaaacctgctaagcaccaaacaaatattgcttagcagaaactggttaccatcCAAAAGTTCATAAGATTATGATaaccagaataagtttaccagccatAACACTATATAAAACTGTTATCCTACTTTATTTTGCTAAACATTTTTGCTAAAAGCACCGGAAGCATTCAACAAAGCACGAAAAAGACTAGCACACTGTACGAGCATAAAAAGTTAGACTTGTTCTCGTGTATGCGTGGAACACTTACTATGAACTCATCACTTGAGGGCGTGCTTCATATTTCTTCGCAAATCCTTAAAAATGGCTGCGTCCACAACAATGGTAAGTCCATGCGGTTTTAGGACTAAAAAATGTCATTTCTGTGCACGTTGTATTgaacattaattttaaattgtatttaagGTTGTTCTACAATAGCTATCTAACATTTTAAGGCCACGTTTATGAGAGAAACTACTTAAAATAGAACAATTTAGCTAGCCCAAAGATTGTCACCGACTGTAACTGTGCGGTTTGACCATGGCCCACGGTCACTTCGTTTGGTGGTTTAGCTTTGCCATATTGTGTGTGGACTGTGGCTAAGCTGCTCAAAAACAAGTGACAATGTGGGCTAGAGTCTGGTGGTGGGTGGCATGGAAAAGTTTCCTCGTggggcgccaccactttttcatttgatacgatatgattattatttataataataatgaatcgaaacaggtcaactcgtacccaagtcaactcgtacccaagtcaactcgtacccaagtcaactcgtacccaaaatattgttcccaagtcaactcgtaccaaagtcaactcgtacctaggtcaactcgtacccaggtcaactcgtacccaagtcaactcgtaccgtacAATGTACGTTGTATGccgaaatgaataaaaaaaacaaaaaaattcgtTCTAACAAgcctatattaaaaaaaagttctctGATTAATTTCCCCCACTGATAGGGCCTAACTAAGTAAAAAAACAACTGcaatatgaaaaaaaacaagaaaacaaaatcattgcaacAATGAATAGCTAAATGTATGattaacaatataaataaataaattaaactacaaTATTTATCAGTACGAGTAAACATTTATGTGGgtgcgagttgacttgggtacgagttgacttgggtacgagttgacttgggtacgagttgacttgggtacgagatgacccgaattcataatgaatagggtagacggccttagctttcgatccaatccggaccttcttcagaggcatgaaacaagtacaaacaaatacatatccatttatagagacgagagggggaaagggattaagggaaggatccagaaagtagcaagaaaattatttataatgagatatctctttttgtgaaaatgagtaaaaaagtggtggcaccatacagaAAGTGTTACGGCGGcataaatgatgatgataaaaatGCATAGAAATTTAGCCTTGATTGGGGGTAATGGCAGGCTTGGTTGGGGTTGGGTAGGCAGTGTATATTTGCCGGCACTTCTGAGTTTTGTCTTTGGGACTGAGTTGATGTCTGTAGTCCCTGTTTTGTGCGTGGCGCTGACTGTACTCCTTTTTaatcttttttatttgtcattatttattGACGACCGATAAAGACGAATGCTTGGTAAATGGACCCACAACCATGACAACCTACACTTTTAAATTAAGTTTCGTGAATAAGTTTTCCCCGTCAAAATGATTGCAAATGCAGAGGAAGGGTTTCGTATCTTTTCCAAAAGTTTCTAATGCGTGCACTGCAGTCTTATGTGCCTGTCAGTGATTTTCTTGGttgggtttgagtttttttcttgttttttttctttaggatATAAAGTCACAGTTGGAACAAGCGACACTCGCTGGCAAAGAAtttcataaattgttttatgaaaaatttgacaagagaAGAAATGTAAGTAATAAGTTTGGTTTACTTTATGTTCTTTTATAATGCTTCTCCGCCCAGGAATAATTTGTACCTGGGGGTAAAGTTTGTAGTGAATGatttgcaggcctgtatgcttcgtttttgaaagggcaagggcaccaaggcattttctccttggtaaagggcaccctatgaggaaaatgtaaatttctactggagcatttcaagggcaccaaggcaatgaccaaggggcacagaggcaattgcctttgttgcctccatgaagtatcaggcctggatttaACCCAAGTGCCAATTATGATGTTGATTCTGCATACACTATAAACAGGAGTTGAAATGGTTTTATGTAGACTCTAGACTCATGACCGGATAAGTCCAGCGGtcttgtgaacaaaacaaattttattcaAATGCTTGAATGATTCTGAGAAAACATCTTTCAATTCTATTTAGCAATGAAGTAGTTGCTTAGCACCCATAAAAAACCCCAGATGAGATTAATATTATGTAACATTTCTGGtgctttttcaaataaaaactcttaaatgcatgttatttaAACTGTGTCAGGAACTATTTCTCACTTTGATTCTCGTCTTGTAGAAACATCTCTGGTCCAGTGAACAATTTGTAAAACTGGCCCTTTGATCTTGTGGATTTCCCCACGACCCTCAAATTCGAGCCCTATTCTAAAAAATTCCTATTGTTATTACAATTATTGTGctttttattgtttgtctttgttaatgcaatcaaaagaaaaaaccttaaaataacaaaattattacTCCTGAATATTCTATTTTTCTCACATCTCAGTTGCTGAATAAGTTGTATATGGATACAGCTACGATGGTATGGAACGGCAACCCGTTAGAGGGAGGTGAAGCCATCATTAAGTTCCTTGACCAGTTACCAACGAGTGAACATACGATTGACTCCTTGGACTGTCAGCCAATACCAGGTATGATCcgcaaatcattaaaaaaaattgtttatttatggCAGATAGCTTTTGTCACTGCTTTATTTTAGTTGCCAGTTGCTGAATAATTTGATTTTCTGATGATTTACTTTTGATGATTGTGTCTTTCATTTAGAGAAGGAATATTCTGACCATTTTATAGATGAGTAATGTTTGTCTCACACACTACATTTAGGACTACAGTATTTACAATATCAAACTATTATTTCATTGTGTGTACTTCCAATATTGTGTTTATTTCTGTATcataactattttgttttctattttaatATAATATGTATCATTGTTTTGGACTTGTTATCCATCGGTTATTACTATTGCAATGTTTCACTGAAACTTTTCACTTAATCAATGGTGGAGAATGTGTTATTTAAATGTCTTCTAACCTTCCTACTCATGCATGTCTTGGTAACATATGAATATAGCAtatctttcataaaaataactaaTGCTTGTAGACGCTTGTTGATAAAGctttataataattttttgtaTTAACATCATGATTATTATTGATTATTATGTATACAATTTATAATGAATTCTTTGATTATTACATTGAATTTTGTAAAGTATTTAAAAGTTTTCTAGGTGCTATGACAGTTTGCAGTCAAGCTCAAGCAcatattctgaagctgttgattctaaaaaccttcttttgtttgttttaacca
It encodes:
- the LOC139935817 gene encoding NTF2-related export protein 2-like, translated to MAASTTMDIKSQLEQATLAGKEFHKLFYEKFDKRRNLLNKLYMDTATMVWNGNPLEGGEAIIKFLDQLPTSEHTIDSLDCQPIPAAITQGQTTVMVIVGGWVKFEGNKRNFQFTENFMLTRTQAGVWKIASDCFRYQE